From the Billgrantia sulfidoxydans genome, one window contains:
- the nirD gene encoding nitrite reductase small subunit NirD, whose translation MSSAIAAKTMTQTWQTLCTRADLVPYSGVAAWMETPEGPAQVAIFYLPGQAQELYAIDHHDPFSGANVIARGIVGDLKGQLVVASPIYKQHFRLEDGQCLEDDSVRLRTWKVSFKGDEVWIEA comes from the coding sequence ATGAGTTCAGCAATTGCGGCGAAGACCATGACCCAGACCTGGCAAACCCTCTGCACCCGCGCCGACCTGGTGCCCTACTCCGGCGTCGCCGCCTGGATGGAAACCCCGGAAGGCCCGGCCCAAGTGGCGATTTTCTATCTTCCCGGCCAGGCGCAGGAACTCTACGCCATCGACCACCACGATCCCTTCTCCGGCGCCAACGTCATCGCCCGCGGCATCGTCGGCGACCTCAAGGGCCAACTCGTCGTCGCCTCGCCGATCTACAAGCAGCACTTCCGCCTGGAAGACGGCCAATGCCTGGAAGACGACAGCGTGCGGCTTCGCACCTGGAAGGTGAGCTTCAAGGGCGACGAGGTGTGGATCGAGGCGTGA
- the nirB gene encoding nitrite reductase large subunit NirB, whose amino-acid sequence MNTPAKPQLIVIGNGMVGHHLVEQLVEQGATERYAVTVFGEERHLAYDRVHLSEYFSGRDAASLALSTSEYYAEHGIELRLHEAVTAIDRDKGEVVTPQGRYRYDRLVLATGSYPFVPPIPGNDREGCLVYRTLEDLDAIRAAAETATTGVVVGGGLLGLEAANALRGLNLDTAVVEFAPRLMPMQVDSEGGELLREKIEALGVQVLTGRATQEIVDGEASRHRMVFQDDKVLETDLIVFSAGIRPRDELARDCGLEIGERGGVVIDDSCLTSDPAILAVGEVALWNNSIFGLVAPGYQMAKVAASTLLEGGETFRGADMSTKLKLMGVDVGSIGDAHGDRTPGARQYRFLDPIKQQYRKLVVSSDGKRVVGAMLVGDNSYYDTLHQYYANRIELPEDPAALILPAGGEAAPALGPDALPATATICSCHNVTKGDVCASIDAGAVDLGAVKGATKASTGCGGCAALLKNLVDHELESRGVEVDKSICEHFAHTRQELYDIVRVEGIKTFSELMEKHGNPETHKLGCDICKPAVASILASCFNEPITDAAHIPLQDTNDTFMANMQKNGTYSVVPRVPGGEITPDKLVVLGQVAQKYALYTKVTGGQRIDLFGARLEDLPAIWGELIEAGFETGHAYGKSTRTVKSCVGSTWCRYGVQDSVGMAIQLENRYKGLRAPHKLKFAVSGCTRECAEAQSKDIGVIATENGWNLYVCGNGGMRPRHAELFATDLSDEELYRIIDRFLMFYIRTADRLQRTSVWRENLEGGLDYLKQVILEDSLGIGEELDRQMQAVIDTYECEWANAISDPEKLKRFRSFVNDARPDPDIIYTTERGQLRPA is encoded by the coding sequence ATGAACACGCCCGCGAAACCGCAACTGATCGTCATCGGCAACGGCATGGTCGGCCACCACCTGGTCGAGCAACTGGTCGAACAGGGCGCCACCGAGCGCTACGCCGTCACCGTGTTCGGCGAGGAGCGCCACCTGGCCTACGACCGCGTGCACCTCTCCGAGTACTTCAGCGGCCGCGATGCCGCCTCACTGGCGCTCTCCACCAGCGAGTACTACGCCGAGCACGGCATCGAACTGCGCCTGCACGAGGCGGTCACCGCCATCGACCGCGACAAGGGCGAGGTCGTCACGCCCCAGGGCCGCTACCGCTACGACCGCCTGGTGCTGGCCACCGGCTCCTACCCCTTCGTGCCGCCGATTCCCGGCAACGACCGCGAAGGCTGCCTGGTCTACCGCACCCTGGAGGACCTCGACGCCATTCGTGCCGCCGCCGAAACCGCCACCACCGGCGTGGTGGTGGGCGGTGGCCTGCTCGGCCTGGAAGCCGCCAACGCCCTGCGCGGGCTCAACCTGGACACCGCCGTGGTGGAGTTCGCTCCGCGGCTGATGCCAATGCAGGTGGACAGCGAAGGCGGCGAACTGCTGCGCGAGAAGATCGAAGCGCTGGGCGTGCAGGTGCTCACCGGCCGCGCCACCCAGGAGATCGTCGACGGCGAGGCCAGCCGCCACCGCATGGTGTTCCAGGACGACAAGGTGCTGGAAACCGACCTCATCGTCTTCTCCGCCGGCATACGCCCCCGCGACGAGCTGGCCCGCGACTGCGGCCTGGAGATCGGCGAGCGCGGCGGCGTGGTGATCGACGACAGCTGCCTGACCAGCGACCCGGCCATCCTCGCCGTTGGCGAAGTGGCGCTGTGGAACAACAGCATCTTCGGCCTGGTCGCCCCCGGTTACCAGATGGCCAAGGTCGCGGCCTCAACGCTCCTCGAAGGTGGCGAAACCTTCCGCGGCGCCGACATGAGCACCAAGCTCAAGCTGATGGGCGTCGACGTGGGCTCCATCGGCGACGCCCACGGCGACCGCACCCCCGGCGCACGGCAGTACCGTTTCCTCGACCCCATCAAGCAGCAGTACCGCAAGCTGGTGGTTTCCAGCGACGGCAAGCGCGTGGTGGGCGCCATGCTGGTGGGGGATAACAGCTACTACGACACCCTGCACCAGTACTACGCCAACCGCATCGAGCTGCCCGAGGACCCGGCTGCGCTGATCCTGCCCGCCGGTGGCGAAGCCGCCCCCGCGCTGGGGCCGGACGCCCTGCCGGCCACCGCCACCATCTGCTCGTGCCACAACGTCACCAAGGGTGACGTGTGCGCCTCGATCGACGCCGGCGCCGTGGATCTCGGCGCGGTGAAGGGCGCCACCAAGGCCAGCACCGGCTGCGGCGGCTGCGCCGCCCTGCTCAAGAACCTGGTGGACCATGAGCTCGAGAGCCGCGGCGTGGAGGTCGACAAGTCGATCTGCGAGCACTTCGCCCATACCCGCCAGGAGCTCTACGACATCGTACGGGTGGAGGGCATCAAGACCTTCAGCGAGCTGATGGAGAAGCACGGCAACCCCGAGACCCACAAACTCGGCTGCGATATCTGCAAGCCGGCAGTGGCCTCGATCCTGGCTTCCTGCTTCAACGAGCCGATCACCGACGCGGCCCACATCCCGCTGCAGGATACCAACGACACCTTCATGGCCAATATGCAGAAGAACGGCACCTACTCCGTCGTTCCCCGCGTGCCTGGCGGGGAGATCACCCCCGACAAGCTGGTGGTGCTGGGCCAGGTGGCGCAGAAGTACGCGCTCTACACCAAAGTGACCGGCGGCCAGCGCATCGACCTGTTCGGCGCCCGCCTGGAGGACCTGCCGGCGATCTGGGGCGAACTGATCGAGGCCGGCTTCGAGACCGGCCACGCCTACGGCAAGTCGACCCGCACGGTGAAGTCCTGCGTGGGCAGCACCTGGTGCCGCTACGGCGTGCAGGACAGCGTGGGCATGGCGATCCAGTTGGAGAACCGCTACAAGGGCCTGCGCGCCCCGCACAAGCTCAAGTTCGCCGTTTCCGGCTGCACCCGCGAGTGCGCCGAAGCCCAGAGCAAGGACATCGGCGTAATCGCCACCGAGAACGGCTGGAACCTGTACGTATGCGGCAACGGCGGCATGCGCCCGCGCCACGCCGAACTGTTCGCCACCGACCTCAGCGACGAGGAGCTCTACCGCATCATCGACCGCTTCCTGATGTTCTACATCCGCACCGCCGACCGCCTGCAGCGCACCTCGGTGTGGCGCGAGAACCTGGAAGGCGGGCTGGATTACCTCAAGCAGGTGATCCTCGAGGACAGCCTCGGCATCGGCGAAGAGCTCGACCGGCAGATGCAGGCCGTGATCGATACCTACGAGTGCGAATGGGCCAACGCCATCAGCGACCCGGAGAAGCTCAAGCGCTTCCGCAGCTTCGTCAACGACGCGCGCCCCGATCCGGACATCATCTATACCACCGAGCGCGGGCAATTAAGGCCTGCGTGA
- a CDS encoding NAD(P)/FAD-dependent oxidoreductase: MPRRHPETSTVEHLVIVGNGMAGHRLAEALLARTERPARITVIGAEQTPAYNRILLSPLLAGEMQREALTLRSAEWYAEQGIELILGERVEAIDRDARTLTTDAGRELDYDRLVLATGSNPARPPVPGLELPCVHVFRDLHDADALARAAETGRNAVVIGGGLLGLEAAEGLRKRGMRVSLLQRDDRLMNRQLDLTAARLLENELRGRGLDIHTDAQLERLEADAEGQVCAAHLSDGTRLAADCVVVAIGIVPNAELARAAGLESNRGVIVDEWLTTSDPAIHALGECCEHRGNLYGLVEPIWRQVEVLAERLCRPNAEGVPGYVEQPTATKLKVSGISLYAFGPTEAEPDHEVLSYRDPQQGDYRRLLLRGGRLEGVVLYGDTASGPWYFEQALAGRDLTACRAALLLGAADAQALLDDASNESPQRPAKEAA, encoded by the coding sequence ATGCCAAGGCGACATCCCGAGACATCCACCGTCGAGCACCTGGTCATCGTCGGCAATGGCATGGCCGGCCACCGGCTGGCCGAGGCACTCCTCGCCCGGACCGAGCGCCCCGCCAGGATCACGGTCATCGGGGCCGAGCAGACGCCGGCCTACAACCGCATCCTGCTCTCGCCGCTGCTGGCCGGCGAAATGCAGCGCGAGGCCCTCACCCTGCGCAGCGCCGAATGGTATGCCGAGCAGGGCATCGAACTCATCCTCGGCGAGCGGGTGGAGGCCATCGACCGCGACGCACGCACCCTCACCACCGATGCCGGGCGTGAACTCGACTACGACCGCCTGGTGCTGGCCACCGGTTCGAACCCGGCCCGCCCGCCGGTGCCGGGGCTCGAGCTTCCCTGCGTGCACGTGTTCCGAGACCTGCACGACGCCGACGCCCTCGCACGCGCCGCCGAAACCGGCCGCAACGCCGTAGTGATCGGCGGCGGCCTGCTCGGCCTGGAAGCTGCCGAGGGGCTGCGCAAACGCGGCATGCGGGTGAGCCTGCTGCAGCGCGACGACCGGCTGATGAACCGCCAGCTCGATCTCACCGCCGCCCGCCTGCTGGAAAACGAGCTGCGCGGTCGCGGCCTCGACATCCATACCGACGCCCAGCTCGAGCGCCTGGAAGCCGACGCCGAGGGCCAGGTGTGCGCCGCGCATCTGAGCGACGGCACCCGGCTCGCCGCCGACTGCGTGGTGGTGGCCATCGGCATCGTGCCCAATGCCGAACTGGCCCGCGCCGCCGGGCTCGAGAGCAACCGTGGCGTGATCGTCGACGAGTGGCTGACCACCAGCGACCCGGCGATCCACGCCCTGGGCGAGTGCTGCGAACACCGCGGCAACCTCTACGGCCTGGTCGAGCCGATCTGGCGCCAGGTCGAGGTGCTGGCCGAGCGGCTCTGCCGCCCCAATGCCGAAGGTGTACCGGGCTACGTCGAACAGCCCACCGCCACCAAGCTCAAGGTCAGCGGCATCTCGCTCTACGCCTTCGGCCCCACCGAAGCCGAACCCGATCACGAAGTACTCAGCTACCGCGATCCCCAGCAGGGCGACTACCGCCGCCTGCTGCTGAGAGGCGGCCGTCTGGAGGGCGTCGTGCTTTACGGCGACACCGCCTCCGGACCCTGGTACTTCGAGCAGGCCTTGGCTGGCCGCGACCTCACCGCCTGCCGCGCCGCGCTGTTGCTCGGCGCCGCCGACGCCCAGGCCCTGCTCGACGACGCCTCGAACGAATCACCGCAACGCCCCGCCAAGGAGGCCGCATGA
- a CDS encoding CmpA/NrtA family ABC transporter substrate-binding protein — MSQPPLHAASPELARLTLGFVPLLDAALLIVARERGCFAAQGLDVSLSRENAWATLRDKVAAGLLDGAQMLAPMPLAMSLGLGRAPCETLAPLLLSRNGNTITLSTSLCQASGAALDADPGSSALALGNWLRGSGSSRRPRLAMVYPYSCQHYQLREWLSLGDIAPDRDVELVALPPPRMVEALRDGQIDGFCAGEPWGTLARHCGAGQLVATGAQLWPGHPEKVLGVTRSWAQRYPATLAALLRALVAAGEWLAASPDHRRQAHEWLALPPYLDRSIRHLDTLDSDAAPIHQQLCGGDLLRPTPQAALHFAEPIVRQLEAQGGRFDPALLAACYSPVHFDAATHH, encoded by the coding sequence ATGAGCCAACCGCCACTTCACGCCGCCAGCCCGGAACTCGCGCGCCTCACCCTCGGCTTCGTGCCGCTGCTCGATGCCGCCCTGCTGATCGTCGCCCGCGAACGGGGCTGCTTCGCCGCCCAGGGGCTGGACGTCAGCCTGTCGCGGGAGAACGCCTGGGCCACCCTGCGCGACAAGGTCGCCGCCGGCCTGCTCGACGGTGCGCAGATGCTCGCCCCCATGCCGCTGGCCATGAGCCTGGGCCTGGGCCGCGCGCCCTGCGAAACGCTGGCTCCGCTGCTGCTCTCGCGCAACGGCAATACCATCACGCTCTCCACGTCGCTGTGTCAGGCCAGCGGTGCCGCCCTCGACGCAGACCCGGGCAGCAGCGCCCTGGCGCTGGGCAACTGGCTGCGCGGCTCGGGCAGCAGCAGGCGCCCGCGCCTGGCCATGGTGTATCCCTACTCCTGCCAGCACTACCAGCTGCGCGAATGGTTGTCCCTGGGCGACATCGCCCCCGACCGCGACGTCGAGCTGGTCGCCCTGCCGCCGCCGCGCATGGTGGAAGCCCTGCGCGACGGCCAGATCGACGGCTTCTGCGCCGGCGAGCCCTGGGGCACCCTGGCCCGCCACTGCGGCGCGGGCCAACTGGTCGCCACCGGCGCCCAGCTGTGGCCCGGCCACCCGGAGAAGGTACTCGGCGTGACCCGCTCCTGGGCGCAGCGCTACCCGGCCACACTGGCCGCCCTGCTGCGCGCCCTGGTAGCAGCCGGCGAGTGGCTGGCCGCCTCGCCGGATCATCGCCGTCAGGCACATGAATGGCTGGCCCTGCCGCCCTACCTCGATCGCTCGATTCGCCACCTCGACACCCTCGACAGCGATGCAGCGCCCATCCATCAGCAGCTCTGCGGGGGGGACCTGCTGCGCCCGACGCCGCAGGCCGCCCTGCACTTCGCCGAACCCATCGTGCGTCAACTGGAAGCCCAGGGTGGCCGCTTCGACCCCGCGCTGCTGGCGGCGTGCTACAGCCCTGTGCATTTCGATGCCGCAACGCACCACTGA
- a CDS encoding ANTAR domain-containing response regulator: MPPPLNILLVDDEVVRAAMVEEALMAEGHRVICRLSNPASLNEMVARHQPDVVIIDMESPDRDTLESMALLNRENPRPVVFFADQHDSDTLQAALKAGVSAYVVDGLVPERVEAIVEVAIARFDAFHSMRQELDKARNQLAERKRIERAKGLLMKHQGCDEEQAYRMLRKLAMDRGQRIAEVADSVVDILGRLNPLLPQGHAADKRGTRS, translated from the coding sequence ATGCCACCACCCCTGAACATTCTGCTGGTCGACGACGAGGTGGTACGTGCCGCCATGGTTGAGGAGGCGCTGATGGCCGAGGGACACCGGGTCATCTGCCGGCTCTCGAACCCGGCCAGCCTCAACGAGATGGTCGCGCGCCATCAGCCCGACGTGGTGATCATCGATATGGAGAGCCCCGACCGCGACACGCTGGAGAGCATGGCGCTGCTCAACCGCGAGAACCCGCGCCCGGTGGTGTTCTTTGCCGACCAGCACGATTCCGACACGCTGCAGGCCGCGCTCAAGGCCGGCGTCAGCGCCTACGTCGTCGACGGCCTGGTGCCGGAGCGCGTGGAGGCCATCGTCGAGGTGGCTATCGCCCGCTTCGACGCCTTCCACAGCATGCGCCAGGAGCTGGACAAGGCGCGCAACCAGCTGGCCGAGCGCAAGCGTATCGAGCGCGCCAAGGGCCTGTTGATGAAGCATCAGGGCTGCGACGAGGAGCAGGCCTACCGCATGCTGCGCAAGCTCGCCATGGACCGCGGCCAGCGTATCGCCGAGGTCGCCGACAGCGTCGTCGACATTCTCGGCCGCCTGAACCCGCTATTGCCCCAGGGGCACGCCGCCGACAAACGGGGAACCCGCTCATGA